From a single Candidatus Limnocylindria bacterium genomic region:
- a CDS encoding response regulator, whose product MEGRKEGMAGEKILCVDDEDPIRKLCTVYLAKRGYRVEAVANGVDALKLIESKGAPDLVVTDVNMPLMNGLELVKRLREDRRTARTPIIVLSAAKQETDILAGYAHGADDYIGKPIDLAVLAAKIETILRHTRTVAEVVATPRKLGMVIAFAHGKGGVGATTLAANVAAALATDGKSVVLLDLNLQFGNAAMFFDLRPRTTIVEFARGDIGRVTEDDFNRFLADHKSGVRVLAAPASPEEAELVSVGAVQQAIDLARGGRDAVVLDLATKLDEITLAALDVTDIVCVVTAPHLASLRGTSDTLAMLTRIGIADERILVALVRSTAKGIEDEGIAKFLKRKPDNIVPFAEKADAAADLGVPYILAEPNDKTAIALKQLALRLATRKAVPA is encoded by the coding sequence GTGGAAGGCCGAAAGGAAGGCATGGCGGGCGAGAAGATCCTCTGCGTCGACGACGAGGACCCGATCCGGAAGCTCTGTACGGTCTATCTCGCGAAGCGCGGTTACCGGGTCGAGGCGGTCGCGAACGGTGTCGATGCCCTAAAGCTCATCGAAAGCAAGGGCGCGCCCGACCTCGTCGTGACCGACGTGAACATGCCCCTGATGAACGGCCTCGAGTTGGTGAAACGCCTGCGCGAGGACCGGCGTACGGCGCGCACACCGATCATCGTTCTCTCCGCAGCGAAGCAGGAGACGGACATCCTGGCCGGCTACGCGCACGGCGCGGACGACTACATCGGCAAGCCGATCGACCTCGCCGTCCTGGCTGCGAAGATCGAAACGATCCTGCGACACACCCGAACCGTTGCTGAAGTGGTCGCGACGCCACGCAAGCTGGGCATGGTCATCGCTTTCGCGCACGGGAAGGGCGGCGTGGGCGCGACCACACTCGCGGCCAACGTCGCAGCGGCTCTCGCAACAGACGGTAAGTCCGTCGTGTTGCTCGACCTGAACCTTCAGTTCGGTAACGCCGCGATGTTCTTCGACCTACGTCCCCGGACGACGATCGTGGAGTTCGCGCGCGGTGACATCGGCCGTGTGACCGAGGACGATTTCAATCGGTTCCTGGCCGACCACAAGAGCGGCGTACGTGTCCTCGCTGCGCCAGCGTCACCGGAGGAGGCCGAGCTGGTGAGCGTCGGCGCGGTCCAGCAGGCGATCGATCTCGCTCGTGGCGGACGCGACGCAGTCGTCCTCGATCTCGCGACGAAGCTCGACGAGATCACGCTCGCGGCGCTCGATGTCACCGACATCGTCTGCGTTGTTACCGCACCACATCTCGCATCGCTCCGGGGTACATCCGACACGCTTGCGATGCTCACGCGTATCGGCATCGCCGACGAGCGCATCCTCGTCGCGCTCGTTCGCAGCACGGCGAAGGGCATCGAGGACGAGGGCATCGCGAAGTTCCTGAAGCGGAAGCCCGACAACATCGTTCCGTTCGCGGAGAAGGCAGATGCGGCCGCGGACCTCGGCGTGCCCTACATCCTCGCGGAGCCGAACGACAAGACCGCCATCGCGCTGAAGCAGCTCGCGCTGCGACTAGCGACGCGCAAAGCGGTGCCCGCATGA
- the cpaB gene encoding Flp pilus assembly protein CpaB codes for MSTGINLGDPYSSPRRSRLAARILLALGVIIAVIAGAGTYFYAVAARTAPPSETAMVDVLVAARDIEARSALGSTDVKVVQLPRDAAPANALHDATGMTGLVTTVRLSANEPVLPTKIALPGSEGHIAVLPPGQTVATSAAFRAMSVNVPDANAAGGLIEAGDHIDILYTLAIIDPTKPDFVGRIVLQDIPVLAKTITVYTLRVDATTAERIAALQASGGSLQLLLRAPGDARPAGTAGASFSNEAQRVLRP; via the coding sequence TTGAGCACGGGAATCAATCTCGGAGACCCGTACAGCAGTCCGCGACGCTCGCGCCTGGCAGCCCGCATCCTTCTTGCGCTCGGAGTGATCATCGCCGTCATAGCGGGCGCGGGCACCTACTTCTACGCGGTCGCGGCGCGCACGGCTCCCCCGTCGGAGACCGCGATGGTCGACGTCCTTGTGGCCGCACGAGACATCGAGGCGCGATCCGCCCTCGGATCAACTGACGTCAAGGTCGTTCAGCTGCCACGCGACGCGGCGCCAGCCAACGCGCTTCACGATGCGACCGGCATGACCGGTCTGGTCACGACCGTCCGTCTTTCGGCGAACGAGCCGGTACTCCCGACGAAGATCGCGCTGCCGGGCAGTGAAGGTCACATCGCGGTCCTGCCACCCGGCCAGACCGTCGCGACCTCGGCCGCGTTCCGCGCGATGTCCGTGAACGTCCCGGATGCGAACGCGGCAGGTGGACTGATCGAGGCCGGGGATCACATCGACATCCTGTACACGCTCGCGATCATCGATCCGACGAAGCCGGACTTTGTCGGTCGCATCGTGCTCCAGGACATTCCCGTGCTCGCGAAGACGATCACGGTGTACACGCTTCGAGTCGACGCCACCACCGCGGAGCGCATCGCCGCACTCCAGGCGTCGGGCGGGAGCCTCCAGCTACTGCTTCGCGCGCCCGGTGATGCGCGACCCGCAGGCACCGCCGGCGCGAGCTTCTCCAATGAGGCGCAGCGAGTCTTGAGGCCCTAA
- a CDS encoding pilus assembly protein TadG-related protein, which yields MRRWSRDERGQALVLIALALGGLLLGIGLALDTGQLFVARRAAQTAADAGAWAGAAVLYAGGSAAQARTAAATDATRNGYTDGGFITLTTAAPPTTGAFIGDPGYIEVTITEQVLTRFLFGASGGRTPITVRAVAGLARSGSGQAVIVTRPSGNTTFRLSTGTRFTVTGGGTNTNTTSANAIQIAGGGAFLTATFHKFTGGVRAADAGRMSPAPTTGAAAVADPFSSLAGPTTSGVPSYAGQNITNATVTLSPGLYTGLVTVGNLGIARLNAGRYIFRAGLTTTGTGSLILAGAGGVLLYNANANYPAVGGVCGSLSLAGSGTMTLSAGATGSYAGMLVFQDRSCAGAVAITVRTGTSLSGTLYVPAATLTITAANNVTIASQIVAYELGIAGGNLLTMSFTAGSVAGTRVPSLVE from the coding sequence GTGAGACGCTGGTCGCGCGACGAGCGCGGTCAGGCGCTCGTCCTCATCGCCTTAGCGCTCGGCGGACTGCTGCTCGGTATCGGCCTCGCACTCGACACCGGACAGCTGTTCGTGGCGCGCCGGGCGGCGCAGACGGCGGCGGACGCGGGAGCGTGGGCCGGCGCGGCTGTGCTCTATGCGGGCGGCAGCGCTGCCCAGGCGCGCACGGCCGCAGCGACCGATGCGACCCGCAACGGCTACACGGACGGCGGTTTCATCACCCTCACCACCGCGGCGCCACCGACGACCGGGGCGTTCATCGGAGATCCCGGCTATATCGAAGTCACGATCACCGAGCAGGTGCTCACGAGATTCCTCTTCGGCGCAAGCGGAGGTCGCACCCCGATCACGGTCCGGGCCGTCGCTGGTCTCGCGCGGTCCGGCTCGGGCCAGGCGGTGATCGTCACGCGCCCAAGTGGCAACACCACGTTCCGGCTTTCGACTGGCACGCGTTTCACGGTCACCGGCGGCGGCACGAACACGAATACGACCAGTGCCAACGCGATACAGATCGCGGGCGGCGGTGCTTTCCTGACCGCGACCTTTCACAAGTTCACCGGCGGCGTGCGGGCGGCTGATGCGGGACGCATGAGCCCGGCGCCGACGACGGGTGCGGCGGCGGTCGCCGATCCGTTCTCATCGCTGGCTGGTCCGACGACATCGGGTGTGCCGAGCTACGCGGGGCAGAACATCACCAACGCCACGGTGACGCTGAGCCCCGGCCTGTACACCGGACTGGTCACCGTCGGCAATCTCGGTATCGCGAGGCTCAACGCGGGGAGGTACATCTTTCGCGCCGGCCTCACGACGACCGGCACGGGTTCGCTGATCCTCGCCGGCGCTGGCGGTGTTCTCCTGTACAACGCCAACGCGAACTATCCGGCGGTGGGCGGAGTCTGCGGGAGTCTGTCGCTCGCCGGCTCGGGGACGATGACGCTATCAGCAGGCGCGACCGGCTCCTACGCTGGCATGCTCGTCTTCCAAGACCGCAGCTGCGCCGGCGCCGTCGCGATCACGGTGCGGACCGGAACGTCGCTCAGCGGAACGCTCTACGTGCCCGCGGCGACGCTCACCATCACCGCCGCGAACAACGTGACGATCGCGTCGCAGATCGTGGCGTACGAGCTCGGGATAGCGGGCGGCAACCTGCTCACGATGAGCTTCACCGCGGGATCGGTCGCGGGCACGCGCGTGCCATCACTCGTGGAATAG